In Candidatus Contubernalis alkalaceticus, the following proteins share a genomic window:
- the murB gene encoding UDP-N-acetylmuramate dehydrogenase, protein MTQLAVGLQEIAPGFIKTQEPMRKHTSLHIGGSADYLVVPQGIDQLKALLRFSQKEFVPLFILGGGTNLLVSDKGIRGIVVKLDESFKKIQFDGSRLNVGAGVSLPVLAFRAARQGLSGLEFAGGIPGTIGGAVVINAGAYGDCMALVIRSVTVLTWEGEVLEIPAHQLNFSYRCSGLLKKNWIVLESHLQLVPGNPIAIRKRMESYLAQRRAKHPTEPSAGSVFKNLPEEPAGSLIEGAGCKGLRVGDVQVSLKHANFIVNLGRATFKDYLKVILMVQKKVFEKYGVWLNPEINMVGEES, encoded by the coding sequence TTGACCCAATTAGCGGTCGGGCTGCAGGAAATAGCCCCTGGCTTTATCAAAACTCAAGAACCCATGAGAAAACATACATCTCTACACATCGGTGGATCGGCAGATTACCTGGTTGTTCCCCAAGGAATTGATCAGTTGAAAGCCCTTCTTCGCTTTTCTCAGAAAGAATTTGTGCCTTTATTTATTTTAGGAGGTGGAACAAATCTTTTGGTAAGCGATAAAGGAATTCGGGGAATTGTGGTTAAGCTTGATGAGTCCTTTAAAAAAATCCAATTTGATGGGTCCAGGCTTAACGTAGGTGCTGGTGTATCACTGCCTGTTCTGGCATTTAGAGCTGCCAGGCAGGGTCTTTCGGGACTGGAATTTGCCGGAGGGATTCCCGGGACTATAGGAGGTGCCGTGGTCATTAATGCCGGCGCTTATGGAGATTGTATGGCTCTTGTAATCCGTTCTGTAACGGTGCTTACCTGGGAGGGGGAAGTCTTGGAAATTCCGGCACATCAGCTGAATTTTAGTTACCGCTGTTCCGGTCTGTTGAAGAAGAACTGGATTGTGCTGGAATCCCACTTACAGCTGGTTCCGGGAAATCCTATAGCAATTCGAAAACGGATGGAGAGTTATTTAGCCCAGAGAAGGGCTAAACACCCCACGGAACCCAGTGCTGGGAGCGTGTTCAAAAATTTGCCCGAGGAACCCGCCGGCAGTCTCATAGAAGGGGCCGGTTGTAAGGGGCTCAGGGTAGGAGATGTCCAGGTTTCCTTAAAACATGCTAATTTTATTGTGAATCTTGGGAGAGCAACCTTTAAAGATTATCTAAAAGTGATATTAATGGTCCAAAAAAAGGTATTTGAAAAATATGGAGTTTGGTTGAACCCGGAAATCAATATGGTGGGAGAAGAGAGCTAG
- the murG gene encoding undecaprenyldiphospho-muramoylpentapeptide beta-N-acetylglucosaminyltransferase, which translates to MRIVLTGGGTGGHVYPALAAARYIKEQEPTAEILFMGTEKGLESQIIPDAGFPLETISAKGLSRKISPDLIKTFFSTFRGGWEAKKILKRYRPQLVMGTGGYVCGPVVFSASLMGIPCLLHEQNVIPGMTNRMLFPFVKKVCLSFDASQKYFKDTSKTIVTGNPRASEVVGICREEGIKALGLNPNKKTVLIVGGSRGAERINQCVTAILPDLAAFSKVQFIYVTGNIYYNQVMDNKNIKEIAGYHNLFIRSYIAQMPLALAATDLIISRAGATMLAEITARGIPSVLIPSPNVTNNHQVLNAHVLADAGAAEMILERDLTGGLLRDVIFKLLKDTKGLGTMSHKSRDLGYPDSAHMVYRQIKEYLK; encoded by the coding sequence ATGAGGATTGTACTGACCGGCGGCGGCACCGGGGGTCATGTTTATCCGGCGTTGGCGGCAGCACGGTACATAAAAGAGCAGGAACCAACAGCGGAAATACTTTTTATGGGGACTGAAAAAGGGCTGGAAAGCCAAATCATTCCTGATGCAGGCTTTCCCCTGGAGACAATCAGCGCCAAGGGTCTTTCTCGAAAGATATCTCCGGATTTGATTAAAACATTTTTTTCAACTTTCCGGGGAGGGTGGGAAGCTAAGAAAATTTTAAAAAGATACAGGCCTCAGTTGGTTATGGGTACCGGAGGGTACGTATGTGGACCGGTAGTTTTTTCTGCTTCACTGATGGGAATCCCCTGCTTACTTCACGAACAGAATGTTATTCCAGGAATGACAAACCGCATGCTTTTTCCCTTTGTAAAAAAGGTATGTTTGTCTTTTGATGCCTCACAAAAATATTTTAAAGATACTTCAAAAACTATAGTTACCGGTAACCCCAGAGCTTCTGAGGTGGTGGGTATTTGCCGGGAGGAGGGAATAAAGGCTCTAGGATTAAATCCTAATAAAAAAACGGTTTTAATTGTAGGGGGAAGCCGAGGGGCGGAGAGGATTAACCAGTGTGTAACCGCAATTCTTCCTGATCTGGCAGCCTTTTCTAAGGTGCAATTTATTTATGTTACTGGAAATATATATTATAATCAAGTGATGGATAATAAAAATATAAAGGAAATCGCAGGTTATCATAATCTTTTTATTCGATCATACATAGCACAAATGCCTTTGGCTCTGGCAGCCACTGATTTGATAATAAGCCGGGCGGGTGCTACCATGTTGGCGGAAATTACTGCCCGAGGGATTCCTTCGGTTTTAATCCCTTCTCCCAATGTGACCAATAACCATCAGGTACTAAATGCCCATGTTTTGGCAGATGCCGGGGCAGCAGAGATGATATTGGAGAGGGATTTAACCGGGGGGCTCTTAAGGGATGTTATATTTAAGCTGTTAAAAGATACAAAAGGATTGGGAACTATGTCTCATAAAAGCAGAGATTTAGGATATCCTGATTCTGCCCATATGGTTTACAGGCAAATCAAGGAGTATCTCAAGTGA
- the spoVE gene encoding stage V sporulation protein E, which yields MKKMKGKPPDFIIFFITLVLVGLGLVMVFSASAYTAGELRGDGYFFLKRQAYWAFFGLIAMVFLANYDYRKLKKYTKLALIINFVLLALVYVPGIGVKLSGASRWIGIMGYTIQPSEFTKLALILFAAAFLSRENVNVKKFWIGVVPLLAVMGASFLLILKQPDLGTAIAIAGTVMVILFVAGMEGKHFFLLGITGLPLLGYLALAEEYRRRRFLAFLDPWEDPLDTGYHIIQSLYALGPGRLFGVGLGRSRQKFFYLPEPHSDFVFAMIGEELGFIGGVTVIFLFFLLIWRGFKLALMAPDMFGSLLASGIVSMIAIQVVINIGVVTGSIPVTGINLPFISAGGSSLFFMLSSIGVLLNISKYSQY from the coding sequence ATGAAAAAGATGAAGGGGAAGCCCCCGGATTTTATCATATTTTTTATCACCTTGGTACTGGTAGGCCTGGGCCTGGTTATGGTTTTTAGTGCCAGTGCTTATACCGCCGGTGAACTTCGGGGGGACGGTTATTTTTTTCTAAAGCGACAGGCATATTGGGCTTTTTTTGGACTGATAGCCATGGTGTTTTTGGCCAATTATGATTATCGGAAGTTGAAAAAATATACCAAGTTAGCTCTTATTATCAACTTTGTGCTGTTGGCATTGGTTTATGTACCCGGAATTGGGGTGAAACTCAGCGGAGCCTCCCGTTGGATTGGTATCATGGGTTATACCATTCAGCCTTCAGAATTTACCAAGCTGGCCCTGATACTTTTTGCCGCGGCGTTTCTATCCCGGGAAAATGTTAATGTAAAAAAATTTTGGATAGGGGTCGTTCCTCTATTGGCAGTAATGGGGGCATCCTTCCTATTAATATTGAAACAGCCGGACTTGGGTACCGCCATAGCTATTGCGGGGACGGTAATGGTAATTTTATTTGTAGCGGGGATGGAAGGAAAGCATTTTTTTCTTTTAGGAATTACAGGACTGCCCCTTTTGGGATACCTGGCTCTGGCGGAGGAATATCGCCGCCGGCGCTTTTTGGCTTTTTTGGACCCCTGGGAGGACCCGTTAGATACAGGATATCATATTATTCAGTCCCTTTATGCTCTGGGTCCCGGCAGACTTTTTGGAGTAGGGCTGGGAAGAAGTCGGCAGAAGTTTTTCTATCTTCCGGAACCCCACAGTGATTTCGTCTTTGCTATGATCGGTGAAGAGCTGGGGTTTATCGGGGGAGTTACGGTGATTTTTTTATTTTTTCTGCTAATCTGGAGAGGATTCAAACTGGCCTTGATGGCCCCGGATATGTTCGGAAGCCTTTTGGCTTCAGGAATTGTATCCATGATTGCCATCCAGGTAGTGATTAATATCGGGGTGGTTACCGGTTCAATTCCAGTCACAGGGATTAACCTTCCCTTCATTAGTGCTGGGGGAAGTTCACTTTTCTTTATGCTCTCTTCTATAGGAGTGCTATTAAACATATCCAAATATTCCCAGTATTAG